In the Corynebacterium gerontici genome, one interval contains:
- a CDS encoding trimeric intracellular cation channel family protein, producing the protein MHNVDPHVLTMYQTLDLIGVVLNGIIGGTIARQRDYDLVGFIFLALFSALGGGMLRDVLMQRGTAAAIANSNYLLLAIVGALLALIFHFEGRRWELFKVHGDAVILGVWAVTGAVKAMTFSMPLTSAVLLGVLTAVGGGMIRDVVTGQVPGIFGGGPLYAVPALVSAVTMVGFAQYDLYTLGMIVAASMGAALAIVAYWKQWILFRPSEISKISMTPKQLNALIRRSERKGFRKGREDS; encoded by the coding sequence ATGCACAATGTTGATCCCCACGTGCTCACGATGTACCAGACGCTCGACCTCATCGGCGTGGTGCTCAATGGCATCATCGGTGGCACCATTGCCCGCCAGCGTGACTATGACCTCGTGGGGTTCATCTTCCTCGCCCTCTTTTCTGCCCTCGGCGGAGGCATGCTTCGCGACGTCCTCATGCAGCGTGGCACCGCAGCCGCCATCGCGAACTCCAACTATTTGCTGCTCGCCATCGTCGGCGCGCTCCTGGCGCTCATCTTCCACTTTGAGGGCAGACGATGGGAACTGTTTAAAGTGCACGGCGACGCAGTGATCCTCGGCGTGTGGGCCGTAACGGGCGCGGTGAAAGCCATGACCTTTTCCATGCCGCTGACCTCAGCGGTGCTGCTCGGCGTGCTCACAGCCGTAGGCGGTGGCATGATCCGCGATGTGGTGACCGGTCAGGTGCCGGGCATCTTCGGGGGCGGGCCGCTCTACGCCGTACCAGCGCTCGTGTCCGCCGTGACGATGGTGGGCTTCGCCCAATACGACCTCTACACCCTCGGAATGATCGTGGCGGCGAGCATGGGGGCTGCGTTGGCAATTGTCGCGTATTGGAAGCAGTGGATCTTATTCCGCCCTTCAGAAATTTCAAAGATTTCTATGACACCCAAGCAGCTCAATGCGCTGATTCGGCGATCGGAGCGCAAGGGATTCCGCAAGGGGCGCGAAGATTCCTAG
- a CDS encoding serine hydrolase domain-containing protein, translated as MSLLAPFVDFPAPNVAAALIAGDRSETLGDTKRVFELASVTKLLAAYGFLIACEEEVFELDTPCGPATVRHLLAHASGVGFKEGDATKEPEQRRIYSSYGFELLASELERLSGIRFADYFHEAVCEPLGMKDTELWGSPGHEARSTVDDLAAFARELLDPTLLHPDTLAEAFSVQFPDLDGVVPGYGMQKPCPWGLGFEIKGEKQPHWTGENMPASTVGHFGQSGTFLWLVPEQGVATVMLSDKPFGAWAKPLWAETNAALWREL; from the coding sequence ATGAGTCTGCTTGCCCCATTTGTCGATTTCCCTGCCCCCAACGTCGCCGCTGCGCTCATCGCGGGGGATCGGAGCGAGACGCTTGGTGATACAAAGCGAGTGTTCGAGCTCGCCAGTGTGACCAAGCTACTTGCCGCCTATGGCTTCTTGATCGCCTGTGAGGAGGAAGTCTTTGAGCTTGATACGCCCTGCGGCCCTGCGACGGTGCGGCACTTGCTGGCACATGCCTCCGGTGTGGGCTTCAAGGAAGGCGATGCCACCAAGGAGCCCGAACAGCGCCGCATCTATTCCTCTTACGGTTTTGAATTGCTTGCCAGCGAGCTGGAGCGACTCAGTGGCATCCGTTTCGCGGACTATTTCCACGAGGCGGTGTGCGAGCCGCTGGGCATGAAAGATACTGAACTTTGGGGTTCGCCTGGCCACGAGGCACGCTCGACCGTGGATGACCTCGCAGCGTTTGCCCGTGAGCTCTTGGATCCAACCCTGTTGCACCCTGACACCTTGGCTGAGGCTTTCAGCGTCCAGTTCCCCGATTTGGACGGCGTAGTGCCGGGCTATGGAATGCAGAAGCCTTGCCCTTGGGGTTTGGGCTTTGAGATCAAAGGAGAGAAGCAGCCGCACTGGACTGGCGAGAACATGCCAGCGAGCACCGTGGGGCACTTCGGGCAATCGGGTACGTTCTTGTGGCTGGTGCCAGAGCAGGGTGTGGCGACGGTGATGCTCAGCGATAAGCCCTTCGGCGCTTGGGCAAAGCCGCTTTGGGCGGAGACCAACGCCGCGCTATGGCGTGAACTCTAG
- a CDS encoding FAD/NAD(P)-binding protein: protein MKLAIIGGGPRALFAVEELVSATEKLNGQARIDVTVFEPETPGAGWVYRQDQPACWRLNAPAAMVRTSLGSAQEFLGSAEPFPPRREVGRFLAASWDALVAELPEHLSVQVESTRVAELARSGDQWVINGQCFEEVLLATGHQHAWAGQLDANHPYFDGLDAVAPGAEISVRGAALTFIDVCLALSEGRGGRFEGEGLLRYVAGGEEPARIQPVSRSGRFMEVKPNPGAALAGVVLDNAEEFEARIAWAQDVEDLRRVLIDAARSLLHTAEEQTLRAVLDGTDFSGDATAELRTSCEVALGLREPGAPWALGHAWRTLYQALIRRVSYGAPIPGFADLARTMERVAFGPPPVTATRLLALIDAGIVAAPIPEEAKGADVDAVIAPAGVLPGSLAAHCIEHGWLGRLKDGRLDLGRAGQSMEQPTLAVIGRDAEGMVLGHDTLNRELHPELRNWANAVVARAFDRKMTATVPLEARLEPWMLQLAADPQRCAEIVDTFGSPTNVVQPGVLDRNAQGLIRAGQQRGVEVRVFFARKANKALGFVDAARDHGHGIDVASERELQQVLDRGVPGERIILSAAIKPDRLLRLAIANSVCISADSRAEARRIEHLAQGQPVRIAPRIAPDPSVLPATRFGELASQWVEEIERGFAPNVHFAGVHVHLHGYAERDRRKALAFAFQVIDAAPGQPEFIDIGGGIPMSYLERPEQWRVFHERLRTPDFTWKGDPLANVYPFFQRPVRGEWLAQLFDAPVPGFGRTSDEFRARNLRLHAEPGRSLLDGGGMILARVAFVKQRSDGLPLVGLEMNRTQCRTTSDDILLDPLLVPAAEGPREHEGIEAFLVGAYCIEDEVIIRRAMRFPKGVVPGDVIAIPNTAGYFMHILESASHQIPLAKNVVFEPRTAAVHLDAIDED, encoded by the coding sequence ATGAAATTGGCCATCATCGGCGGCGGTCCACGCGCGCTATTCGCTGTAGAGGAACTGGTGAGCGCCACCGAGAAGCTCAACGGCCAGGCCCGAATCGATGTCACCGTATTCGAGCCCGAGACCCCGGGTGCTGGCTGGGTGTATCGCCAAGACCAACCCGCGTGTTGGCGGCTCAACGCGCCCGCCGCGATGGTGCGCACCTCGCTGGGCAGCGCTCAGGAGTTCCTGGGCAGCGCTGAGCCGTTCCCGCCTCGCCGCGAAGTGGGCCGATTTCTCGCCGCATCATGGGATGCGTTGGTCGCCGAGCTGCCCGAGCACCTCAGCGTGCAGGTGGAGTCCACGCGAGTAGCAGAACTGGCGCGAAGCGGCGATCAATGGGTGATCAACGGCCAATGTTTTGAAGAGGTGCTGCTCGCCACTGGGCATCAGCACGCTTGGGCGGGACAGCTTGACGCCAACCATCCCTATTTCGACGGCCTCGACGCTGTGGCACCGGGCGCCGAGATCTCGGTGCGTGGGGCAGCGCTGACGTTCATTGACGTGTGCCTCGCGTTAAGCGAGGGGCGCGGCGGGCGCTTTGAAGGCGAGGGACTGCTGCGTTACGTCGCTGGCGGCGAGGAGCCTGCCCGCATTCAACCTGTGAGCCGTTCCGGACGCTTCATGGAGGTCAAGCCCAATCCTGGTGCTGCGCTCGCCGGGGTGGTTTTGGACAATGCGGAGGAATTTGAGGCGCGGATCGCGTGGGCTCAAGATGTAGAGGATCTGCGTCGCGTTCTCATCGACGCCGCCCGATCACTTCTGCACACAGCAGAAGAGCAGACACTGCGCGCGGTGCTCGACGGCACCGACTTCTCTGGCGATGCCACCGCTGAGCTACGCACCTCCTGTGAGGTGGCGCTTGGTCTGCGCGAACCCGGGGCGCCCTGGGCCCTGGGGCACGCCTGGCGCACCCTGTACCAGGCGTTGATCCGGCGTGTGAGCTACGGGGCACCCATCCCCGGTTTTGCAGACCTGGCTCGCACGATGGAGCGCGTGGCGTTTGGGCCGCCTCCCGTGACCGCCACACGCCTGCTGGCGCTCATTGACGCAGGCATCGTCGCCGCGCCAATTCCTGAAGAGGCGAAGGGCGCGGACGTGGACGCGGTAATCGCCCCGGCAGGCGTGCTGCCCGGCAGCCTGGCGGCGCATTGCATCGAGCACGGCTGGCTCGGACGCCTGAAGGACGGTCGCCTTGACCTAGGACGCGCCGGGCAGTCGATGGAGCAACCAACTTTGGCGGTGATTGGCCGTGATGCTGAGGGCATGGTCTTAGGCCATGACACGCTGAATCGTGAGCTGCATCCGGAGCTTCGCAACTGGGCCAACGCCGTGGTGGCGCGGGCTTTTGATCGCAAGATGACAGCCACCGTGCCGCTTGAAGCGCGCCTTGAGCCGTGGATGCTCCAGCTCGCCGCCGATCCGCAGCGTTGCGCTGAGATCGTAGACACCTTTGGTTCGCCCACCAATGTGGTGCAGCCGGGTGTGCTCGATCGCAATGCCCAGGGATTGATCCGCGCGGGCCAGCAGCGCGGGGTGGAGGTGCGCGTCTTTTTTGCGCGCAAGGCGAATAAGGCGCTCGGTTTTGTGGACGCCGCACGCGATCATGGGCATGGCATCGATGTAGCCAGCGAGCGCGAGCTGCAGCAGGTGCTGGATCGTGGGGTGCCAGGTGAGCGCATCATCCTCTCGGCCGCGATCAAGCCGGATCGGCTGTTGCGCCTCGCTATCGCGAATAGCGTCTGTATTTCTGCGGATTCGCGTGCTGAGGCGCGCCGCATCGAACACCTTGCGCAGGGGCAGCCGGTGCGCATCGCGCCGCGTATCGCCCCGGACCCGAGCGTGCTCCCCGCTACCCGCTTCGGGGAATTGGCCTCGCAGTGGGTCGAAGAGATCGAGCGTGGTTTTGCGCCCAATGTGCATTTCGCCGGTGTGCATGTGCATTTGCATGGGTATGCGGAGCGGGATCGTCGAAAAGCGTTGGCGTTTGCATTCCAGGTGATCGACGCCGCGCCCGGGCAGCCGGAATTTATCGACATCGGCGGCGGCATCCCCATGAGCTACCTGGAGCGCCCCGAGCAGTGGCGCGTTTTCCACGAGCGCCTGCGCACCCCCGATTTCACCTGGAAAGGCGACCCGCTGGCGAATGTCTATCCCTTTTTCCAGCGCCCGGTGCGCGGGGAGTGGCTCGCCCAGCTTTTCGACGCCCCCGTGCCCGGCTTCGGGCGCACCAGCGATGAGTTCCGCGCCCGCAACCTACGCCTTCACGCCGAACCTGGCCGAAGTCTGCTCGACGGCGGAGGCATGATCCTGGCGCGCGTGGCGTTTGTGAAGCAGCGCAGCGACGGCCTGCCGCTTGTGGGGTTGGAAATGAACCGCACCCAATGCCGAACCACCAGCGACGATATCCTCCTGGACCCGCTGCTCGTCCCCGCTGCCGAAGGGCCCCGCGAGCACGAGGGGATCGAGGCATTCCTCGTGGGGGCCTACTGCATTGAAGATGAGGTCATCATTCGCCGCGCCATGCGTTTCCCGAAGGGGGTGGTGCCGGGCGACGTCATCGCGATCCCGAACACGGCAGGCTACTTCATGCACATACTGGAAAGCGCTTCGCACCAAATCCCGCTGGCAAAAAACGTGGTGTTTGAGCCGCGCACGGCCGCGGTGCACCTCGATGCCATCGACGAAGATTGA